CGTGGACGTCGATGCCGACCCGCTCGTAGCGCTCGGTGCGGGCTGGGACTCCCCCGGTGCGGCGCAGCTCGCCGGCGGAGCGGACGAACAGCGGCTCCACCTCGATCACGTCGGCCTCGACCCGCCCGGGCACGGACACGATCTCGTTGACCCGGCGCACGCCGTCGGCCCCGAGGCCGAGGTGCACGACCAGGTCGACCGAGGAGGCCACCGTCGGCACGACGAACCGCGCGGAGATGTTGTCGCCGGCCAGCAGCGGGAGGGTGCACATCTTCACCAGCGCCTCGCGGGCGCTGTTGGCGTGGAGGGTGCACATCCCGGGCAGCCCGGAGTTGAGCGCCAGCAGCAGGTCGAGGCACTCGGCGGCCCGCACCTCGCCGACGAGGATCCGGCTCGGCCGCATCCGCAGCGCCTCCTTCACCAGGTCGCGCAGCACGATCTCGCCCGTCTGCTCGAGCCCGGCCTGCCGGGTCTGCATCGCGACCCAGTCGGGGTGGCTGAAGCGGAGCACAAACAACCAAGAACTGCAGACTAAGCAATGCGGCCCCGCCCGGTGCTGGCACACCGACCAGGGCCTAGGAACCGATGCCCCAAGGAGGCACCGAACCATGGCTACATCTTCTCAGCCGGCGACCGCGCCGGCATCCGTAGAACCTCTGATCTGTCCCGAGTGGTGCACGTTGCCCGCCGGCCACGATCCTGACGAGCCGAACCGGATCCACTACGCCCCGACCGCCGAGAGCGTCCACCTCAGCTACGGCGACGAGCCCTTACACAACGACCTCGACCGCGCCTGGTACGCCGAGATCATTGGCCTCGAGCTCCTGAACGACACCGCGGCTGGCATGGCCGAGGAGCTCCGAGCCGCCGCAGCGGACATCATCGCCGCGGCGGAGTGGCTCGAGGCGCGTTCGTGAAGCGGCGAAGCATGGAGCGGCAGCATCTCGGCGACCAGATCGCGGCGATCCTGCGCGACGCTCCGGCACCGATGTCGCTTCCCGAGTTGGGCCACCTGCTCACCCTCACCTTCACCGAGCCGTGCGCCTCGGGGTACACCGGTTGC
Above is a genomic segment from Nocardioides okcheonensis containing:
- a CDS encoding ATPase, T2SS/T4P/T4SS family — encoded protein: MLRFSHPDWVAMQTRQAGLEQTGEIVLRDLVKEALRMRPSRILVGEVRAAECLDLLLALNSGLPGMCTLHANSAREALVKMCTLPLLAGDNISARFVVPTVASSVDLVVHLGLGADGVRRVNEIVSVPGRVEADVIEVEPLFVRSAGELRRTGGVPARTERYERVGIDVHEVLSAAGAG